The sequence ACGCTGACGCTCACTCCGGACGGGTTCCGCGGCCGGGTGTTGGGCAAGTACGAGGTGCTCTGCCGCCTGTCGACAGGCGGGATGGCGGAGATTTTCCTCGCGGCCCAGAAGGGCCTGGCCGGCTTCCGCAAGATGGTCGTGCTGAAGCAGATCCTCCCCGACATCCGCGGCGAGGAGGAGTTCGTCCGGATGTTCCTGGACGAGGCCAAGGTCACCGCCGCGTTCAACCACCCGCACATCGCCCACGTGTACGACCTGGACGTGGCGGACGGCGAGCTGTTCCTCGCCATGGAGTTCGTCCCGGGCGCCACCCTGGTGGAGGTGGCCCGCGCGTGCCGCTCCGCCCACGAGCCCATCCCCATGGGCCTCAGCCTCATGGCCGTGCGCGACACGGCCGTGGCCCTCAACTACGCGCACAGCTTCACCGACCCGCTGGGCCGGCCCTCGCCCGTCGTCCACCGCGACGTCGCCGAGAAGAACATCATGGTGACGTACGAGGGCGTCACCAAGCTGCTCGACTTCGGCATCGCCAAGAGCCTGGCGCGCGCGGGCCGCACGCAGGTGGGCATGGTGAAGGGCACCAGCGGCTACATGTCCCCGGAACAGATCATGGGCGACCCGCTGGACGCCCGCAGCGACCTGTTCAGCCTGGGCGTGGTGCTGCACGAGTGCCTCACCGGCATGCGGCTGTTCTACGCGAAGACCGCGGAAGCGATGATGAACGCGGTGCTCAGCGGGGACGTCACCCCGCCCTCGCGCGTGAACAAGGAGGTGCCGCCGGAGCTGGACGCCATCGTCCTCAAGGCGCTCGCGAAGCGGCGCGAGGACCGCTACGGCTCCACGCTGGAGTTCGCCCGCGCCATCGAGCGCGCCGTGGGCCCGCGCATCTGGCACCCCGAACAGAGCAGCGAGCTGATGCTGCGCCTGTTCGCCGAGCGCCGCGACCAGACCCGCCTGCTGCTCATGAGCGGGCAGTCCACCGGGGATGGCACCTCCAGCGAGACGCAGGTGGCGCAGGTGCTGGCCCGGGGCGCGGAAGTCCCGGAGCCGGTGACGATTCCACCCAACGGGGCGCTGCCGCAGATCTCCTCCACGCTGCCGCCTCGCGCGCCCGCGGCGCCTCCCAAGGCTCCCGCTCCGGCGAAGGCGGCGCCGGCCGCTCCGCTGGGCACGGGCCGCCGCAACACGACGGAGGAGCTGGCCATCCGCAAGCCGGCCCCAGCGCCGTCCTCGCGCCGGGTGTCGCCTCCGCCCGCGCCGCCGCCCACGGATGAGCTGTCCGCGCGGCCCGAGGACTCCGAACCGGGCGTGCGCACCCAGCCGGCCCTGCCGCCGGTGATGCTGGACTCGGCGCTGCGCATCACCGCGTCCCAGGTGACGACGTCCCCCGGTTACGTCGAGGGCGAGACCATCCTCACGCCGCTGTCGCGCGTGGGTGCCCCGCCTCCCGAGGAGCCGAAGGCGCGGCCGCCGGCCTTCGTGCCCCCGCCCGACGAGCCCCGGGCCCGGAGTGGACGCGAAGGGCGGGACGCGGCGAACGGGGCGCCGGAAGATTCCAGGCAGCGCTCCGCCAGGGACTCCGGGCGGGATGCGGAGCCCCGGACCGAGGAGCTGAAGCCAAGGGCTGCACGGGACGCGGAGGACTCGCGGCCCCGTCCGCCGCGTGAAGCCGTCAACGCGCCTCACGAGGACGCACGG comes from Corallococcus macrosporus and encodes:
- a CDS encoding serine/threonine-protein kinase, whose product is MAGTTLTLTPDGFRGRVLGKYEVLCRLSTGGMAEIFLAAQKGLAGFRKMVVLKQILPDIRGEEEFVRMFLDEAKVTAAFNHPHIAHVYDLDVADGELFLAMEFVPGATLVEVARACRSAHEPIPMGLSLMAVRDTAVALNYAHSFTDPLGRPSPVVHRDVAEKNIMVTYEGVTKLLDFGIAKSLARAGRTQVGMVKGTSGYMSPEQIMGDPLDARSDLFSLGVVLHECLTGMRLFYAKTAEAMMNAVLSGDVTPPSRVNKEVPPELDAIVLKALAKRREDRYGSTLEFARAIERAVGPRIWHPEQSSELMLRLFAERRDQTRLLLMSGQSTGDGTSSETQVAQVLARGAEVPEPVTIPPNGALPQISSTLPPRAPAAPPKAPAPAKAAPAAPLGTGRRNTTEELAIRKPAPAPSSRRVSPPPAPPPTDELSARPEDSEPGVRTQPALPPVMLDSALRITASQVTTSPGYVEGETILTPLSRVGAPPPEEPKARPPAFVPPPDEPRARSGREGRDAANGAPEDSRQRSARDSGRDAEPRTEELKPRAARDAEDSRPRPPREAVNAPHEDARPKPPREAFSATGEDARARPARNGANGSAEDARARSARDGSTSSAEDSRPRPPRGSSNNGPEDSRPRPSRSSTQDSIRVTQPHTPPQALLNDNETAISRVPSLPPEEAPEKTPAVRSPPSSRRKSSPPARATPPARAAGRPTEPHDFLSEAEAPAPRRRGGLIAGGIVLLAVAGLGITVALGLDGGRVSSLWSSARAPKPDANSSTTSPPPPPAEPEARKPAPTEPAAPEPTTAVAQAEPPADAAPSDPAPASDDLVAPPTDDASAEAPKTKTRTPVRKAKRDASDPATAPARAKPRTAAAPADDTEADLPAPPDTATEAAAPQGFLTLVTEPSARVSLGGRSLGETPLTKVALPVGRHTLKLMDGTGRPLKLLVEIKPDDTTSVRVPLEMLANP